In Salmo salar chromosome ssa03, Ssal_v3.1, whole genome shotgun sequence, a single genomic region encodes these proteins:
- the LOC106585476 gene encoding LOW QUALITY PROTEIN: histone-lysine N-methyltransferase SETD1A-like (The sequence of the model RefSeq protein was modified relative to this genomic sequence to represent the inferred CDS: deleted 1 base in 1 codon), which translates to MDPDSEPDTQRALSLQWKSYKLVQDPAIRRVNNKIYRYDGVHFSVPDSGFPPVGDLRDPRPRRIWSRHTEMALPVPKFKLDEFYVGPIPLKEVTFARLNDNIKEPFLAEMCAKFGEVEEMEILFHPKTRKHLGLARVLFTSTRGAKDTVKHLHNTSVMGNIIHAQLDIKGQQRQKYYDLIVSGSYTPQTVPTGGKALTERFQPPAPTQPDTSSDIRRRLSSEIAGLAAGLAAGVPALTPGSTTPCSVDTGFSEQRLDTTPSSMGGPTPQAPPLPHREEERPTPLALSHRTRATLLPDKLDTDMLPSSSCSSSTVSSSVGAYKAPRYSEDPHAPPQDPYQRCRPTYPPTGPFRPNEPPLYPTYPNAGGAGQHMAHHPAMPPPPPAPQYEQPPLADRDRERDRERDRDSGGRYGAGGIGSRRSSYQEANSSSNSSSSSSSRRRSSHDRDSRERDRDSDYSNSSDPRFNSNSHRSSSNSLSPPPSTYPSYSSSKDQPPPHNPSVSSRLEPSSVYRAQPSGAGSGERGSVSDKDPRSHHTPLPPPPPPPLPPASVIAAAVAETLSALDFGQESPRDSSSPEPDSTNESLPFVYHSSSLDSHDHTSLHGTGPLQEETAQPEPIDPRTRQGAQTPPYNGKSQSSPHSSGEDMEISDEDEEHTITAVTTHHATPSSVSSPSSSQAPLPSQTDPSASPSDPTQHFGTSMPAPPIPSYPPHLPPPGFSLQPPPPPCIPPPLGHMELHPEYPPPMPPHMYDYASSMELMNQYSGGAPMSFQMQTQMLSRLHQLRMSSSNEGGGYDQDQHYMPPHMPYAYPGPSQMPHHHAIPPPHTGWAPHVLSEHYAYHTPPPYGTMPPVGGEAQYGAEGDPQMPLLTENPHEATVQLVLATLIQEMKSIMQRDLNRKMVENIAFGTFDEWWERKETKAKPFQTMVRGVAAVRDEDKKEENKASSKPREPLMSLVDWAKSGGMEGFSLRGALRLPSFKVKRKEPLELAEVGEMKRPKTPPEDDDEDSYHDKGLEGRMADGEGHRAERDSRRRKKKMRSRKPWDLDSEGEETSDGSSSDKEDEEEGSDKESEDEALSADSDDESLSSSTESSSSSTSSSSSSEDEDEEEGEQAGSGLDTMDESTMDSTALDTEKGDDREKSAAAVPKAPLSAEIKAEIAASKKDSSTLSSNTRPPAPRPSSPIVIVPPLKKRRKTVSFSTGERDYKPHLPTLPLSPPPSTASPLFSHMKSHLPDSIFIASAPGTTPSKTLSLLPFASKPGEGNALSPSPVLTVPSPVRPEDSKKSPVPLVSPPITPTKSPNKRGASPKSPAPVWVCRTVQNLPLDHASMVKMAFEEAPPPVTKGRGRGRPRTVSLSTPTPPPSFHTLREEEEEERKRLQRLRLSEQLGASSLLQLGSAPTADLSVLADVALKLDPDAGDSEETETSDEAEEQKMEEEMLLSPKALPLVMDPQGLSALQEHNYSKAPFHLIPAQKRSVSKQEPGALLPADFNHHAISGVLEAPEEVIGEPLPSRDRHQAEYLSGMGLLCEDGDMAKASVLTPLTTSAKRKGMASRGSELEEMGKDKNKKRRRKDEEYLELQQTKKQKEHQTKKQKRKLEEVDLEEDVDVEQLEPGELSNTEGEEEEEWDNVRKSERLFLQEAGLTSSQRWPKPIPAPEPVTFDQRSEFEQMTILYDIWNSGLDMEDMTLLKTTYEKLLQDDHSTDWLNDTHWVHHTVTNIPNPRRKKKSADGQLREHVTGCARSEGYYAISRKEKDVYLDLELPEQALLEAADYDASGSNRLLSERRSEQRRLLSAIGIPAVMDSDLLKLNQLKFRKKKLRFGRSRIHEWGLFTMEPIAADEMVIEYVGQNIRQMVADNREKRYAQQGIGSSYLFRVDHDTIIDATKLGNLARFINHCCTPNCYAKVITIESQKKIVIYSKQAIGMNEEITYDYKFPLEENKIPCLCGTENCRGTLN; encoded by the exons ATGGATCCAGACAGTGAGCCGGATACACAACGAGCTCTCAGTTTGCAATGGAAGAGCTATAAGCTCGTCCAAGACCCAGCCATCCGGAGGGTTAACAACAAAATATACCGATATGATGGGGTGCATTTCAGTGTGCCG GACTCGGGGTTCCCCCCAGTGGGAGATTTGCGGGACCCTCGGCCTCGTAGAATCTGGTCCAGGCACACAGAGATGGCCCTGCCAGTGCCCAAGTTCAAA CTGGATGAGTTCTACGTGGGCCCCATTCCCCTCAAGGAGGTGACCTTCGCTCGCCTCAATGACAACATCAAGGAACCCTTCCTggctgagatgtgtgcaaagtttggagaggtggaggagatggAGATATTGTTTCACCCCAAGACCCGTAAGCACCTGGGCCTGGCCCGCGTGCTCTTCACCAGCACCAGGGGGGCGAAGGACACTGTCAAACACCTGCACAACACCTCCGTCATGGGTAACATCATTCACGCTCAGCTGGACATCAAAG GCCAGCAGAGGCAGAAGTATTATGACCTGATAGTGAGTGGCTCCTACACGCCCCAGACTGTGCCCACAGGAGGCAAGGCCCTGACAGAGCGGTTCCAGCCCCCAGCGCCAACACAACCAGACACG tcGTCAGATATCAGGCGGAGACTGTCCTCTGAGATAGCTGGTCTGGCTGCGGGCTTGGCTGCAGGGGTACCGGCTCTCACCCCTGGGAGCACCACCCCCTGCTCTGTGGACACAGGCTTCAGTGAGCAGCGTCTAGACACGACCCCATCCTCCATGGGGGGGCCTACACCCCAGGCTCCTCCGCTTCCTCACAGGGAGGAGGAACGCCCTACACCCCTCGCTCTGTCTCACAGGACTCGGGCTACGCTGTTGCCAG ACAAGTTGGATACA GACatgcttccctcctcctcctgctcctcctctaccGTCTCCTCCTCAGTCGGGGCATACAAAGCTCCCCGGTACTCGGAGGACCCCCATGCACCTCCTCAAGACCCCTACCAAAGGTGTCGCCCCACATACCCCCCTACCGGCCCTTTCCGTCCTAATGAGCCCCCGCTCTACCCCACATACCCAAATGCTGGAGGGGCTGGACAGCACATGGCACACCACCCTGCAATGCCTCCCCCACCACCTGCACCCCAGTACGAGCAGCCCCCTCTGGCAgaccgggacagagagagggacagagagcgggACAGGGACTCGGGAGGGCGGTACGGTGCCGGTGGGATCGGCTCTAGAAGGTCATCTTACCAGGAGGCCAACTCTTCCTCCAA cagtagtagtagcagcagcagccggCGACGGAGCAGCCACGACCGAGACagcagggagagggacagagacagcgaCTACTCAAACAGCTCCGACCCCAGATTTAACTCCAACTCCCACCGCTCCTCCTCCAACAGCCTGTCCCCGCCTCCATCTACCTacccctcctactcctcctccaaaGACcaaccacctccccacaacccctctgtctcctcccgcCTAGAGCCCTCCTCAGTATATCGTGCCCAGCCTAGTGGTGCTGGTTCTGGGGAGAGGGGGTCTGTGTCGGACAAGGACCCCCGATCCCACCACACCCCtctgccgccccctccaccacctcccctcccccccgCCTCTGTGATAGCGGCGGCTGTAGCAGAGACGCTCAGTGCCCTTGACTTTGGCCAGGAGAGCCCA CGAGACTCCTCCTCCCCGGAGCCAGATTCCACCAATGAGAGCCTGCCATTTGTCTACCACAGCAGCAGCTTAGACTCTC ATGACCATACTAGTCTCCATGGAACAGGACCTCTGCAGGAGGAGACAGCCCAACCTGAGCCTATTGATCCAAGGACCAGACAAGGGGCACAGACACCCCCCTACAACGGAAAGAGTCAG TCATCCCCTCATTCCTCTGGGGAGGACATGGAGATCTCTGACGAGGATGAAGAGCACACCATTACAGCAGTGACCACCCACCACGCCACTCCTTCCTCCGTCTCTTCTCCATCTTCATCCCAGGCCCCCCTGCCCTCCCAGACAGACCCCTCTGCCTCCCCTTCTGACCCCACACAGCACTTTGGCACGTCCATGCCTGCTCCACCCATCCCCTCTTAcccccctcacctccctcccccgGGCTTTTCCCTGcagccccctccacccccctgcaTCCCCCCACCGCTGGGCCACATGGAGCTGCACCCTGAGTACCCTCCTCCCATGCCCCCACACATGTATGACTATGCCAGCAGTATGGAGCTGATGAACCAGTACAGTGGCGGAGCCCCCATGTCCTTCCAGATGCAGACCCAGATGCTGAGTCGGCTGCACCAGCTGAGGATGTCCTCCTCTAATG AAGGGGGTGGCTATGACCAGGACCAGCACTACATGCCCCCCCACATGCCCTACGCCTACCCTGGACCCTCTCAGATGCCCCACCACCACGCCATCCCCCCTCCACACACGGGCTGGGCCCCGCATGTCTTATCCGAACACTACGCGTACCACACccctccgccctatgggactatgCCTCCTGTGGGGGGAGAGGCCCAGTACGGGGCGGAAGGGGACCCACAAATGCCCCTGCTAACAGAGAACCCCCACGAGGCCACAGTGCAGCTGGTGCTCGCCACCCTCATCCAGGAGATGAAGAGCATCATGCAGAGGGACCTCAACCGCAAGATGGTGGAGAACATCGCCTTTGGAACCTTTGACGAGTGGTGGGAGCGCAAGGAGACCAAAGCCAAG CCGTTCCAGACCATGGTTCGGGGTGTGGCTGCAGTGAGGGACGAGGACAAGAAGGAGGAGAACAAGGCCAGCAGCAAGCCCCGGGAGCCCCTCATGTCTCTGGTGGACTGGGCCAAGAGTGGAGGAATGGAAGGCTTCTCACTGAGAGGGGCGCTACGACTTCCCTCATTCAAG GTGAAGAGGAAAGAACCTCTGGAGCTAGCAGAggtaggagagatgaagagacccAAGACACCGCCAGAGGATGACGACGAAG ACTCGTACCATGACAAGGGTCTAGAGGGAAGAATGGCAGATGGGGAGGGCCACAGGGCTGAGAGGGACAGCAGGCGGAGGAAGAAGAAGATGAGAAGTCGTAAACCTTGGGACCTGGACAGCGAAGGAGAAGAGACTTCTGACGGTTCATCTTCAGATaag gaggatgaggaggagggaagtGACAAGGAGTCGGAAG ATGAGGCCTTGAGTGCGGACAGCGATGATGAGAGCCTCTCCTCATCCACAGAGAGTTCTTCCTCCTCAacatcatcctcctcttcctctgaagacgaggatgaggaggaaggagagCAGGCCGGCAGTGGATTGGACACCATGGATGAGTCTACGATGGACAGCACAGCTCTGGACACAGAGAAGGGGGATGACCG AGAAAAGTCTGCAGCTGCTGTTCCAAAAGCACCGCTCAGCGCCGAGATCAAAGCTG AAATTGCTGCCAGCAAGAAGGATTCATCAACACTCAGCTCAAACACTCGTCCTCCAGCCCCCCGCCCCTCCTCCCCAATTGTCATTGTGCCTCCTCTCAAGAAGCGAAGGAAGACCGTCTCGTTCTCTACCGGGGAGAGAGACTACAAACCCCACCTTCCAACGCTCCCCTTGTCCCCACCTCCCTccactgcctctcctctcttctcccacatGAAATCTCACCTTCCAGACTCCATTTTCATCGCCTCCGCACCTGGAACCACCCCCTCCAAgactctctcactcctccccttTGCCTCCAAACCAGGCGAAGGTaatgccctctctccctcccctgttctcACTGTTCCCTCGCCTGTACGCCCCGAAGACTCAAAAAAGAGCCCTGTTCCTCTGGTGTCCCCCCCAATCACCCCCACTAAGTCCCCCAACAAACGGGGGGCCTCCCCCAAATCCCCTGCTCCAGTGTGGGTGTGTCGCACCGTGCAGAACCTCCCCCTGGACCACGCCTCCATGGTCAAGATGGCCTTCGAGGAGGCCCCGCCCCCTGTCACAAAGGGCCGGGGCAGGGGACGCCCCAGGACTGTCAGCCTGTCgacccccacccctcccccctccttccacaccctcagagaggaggaggaggaaga gaggaagagactgcaGAGGCTGAGACTCAGTGAGCAGCTGGGAGCATCCAGCCTGCTACAGCTGGGCTCGGCCCCCACGGCTGATCTGTCTGTCCTGGCTGATGTGGCCCTAAAGCTGGACCCAGACGCTGGAGACTCAGAGGAGACGGAGACGTCAGACGAGGCAGAGGAGcagaagatggaggaggagatgctCCTCTCTCCCAAAGCCCTCCCCCTGGTTATGGACCCACAGGGCCTGTCTGCCCTGCAGGAGCACAACTATTCCAAAGCCCCCTTCCACCTCATCCCTGCCCAAAAGAGGAGTGTCTCCAAACAGGAGCCTGGGGCGCTCCTCCCTGCAGACTTCAACCATCACGCCATCTCTGGGGTGCTGGAGGCACCTGAGGAGGTTATAGGGGAACCCCTGCCCTCTAGGGACAGACACCAGGCTGAGTATCTGTCTGGCATGGGGCTGCTGTGTGAGGATGGAGACATGGCCAAGGCCTCTGTGCTGACACCTCTCACCACATCAGCCAAGAGGAAGGGAATGGCGTCGAGGGGCAGCGAACTGGAGGAGATGGGGAAAGACAAGaacaagaagaggaggaggaaagatgaGGAATATCTGGAGTTGCAGCAAACGAAAAAGCAGAAGGAACATCAGAccaagaaacagaagaggaaactAGAG GAGGTGGACCTGGAGGAGGATGTGGACGTGGAGCAGCTGGAGCCGGGTGAGCTGTCTAACACGGAGggcgaggaagaggaagagtggGACAATGTGAGGAAGAGCGAGCGCCTCTTCCTCCAGGAGGCCGGGTTGACGTCGTCGCAGCGTTGGCCCAAGCCCATCCCTGCCCCGGAGCCCGTCACGTTTGACCAGCGCAGCGAGTTTGAGCAGATGACCATCCTGTACGACATCTGGAACTCTGGTCTAGACATGGAGGACATGACGCTGCTGAAGACGACCTACGAGAAGCTGCTGCAGGACGACCACAGCACCGACTGGCTCAACGACACACACTGGGTCCACCACACTG TTACCAACATCCCCAACCCGCGGCGTAAGAAGAAGAGTGCAGACGGGCAGCTGCGGGAGCACGTGACAGGCTGTGCCAGGAGCGAGGGCTACTACGCCATCAGCAGGAAGGAGAAGGATGTCTACCTGGATCTGGAACTGCCTGAGCAGGCCCTACTGGAGGCTGCTGACTACGACGCCTCG GGCTCAAACCGGCTGCTGTCAGAGAGACGGTCGGAGCAGCGCCGCCTCCTCAGTGCCATAGGCATCCCTGCAGTCATGGACTCTGACCTGCTCAAACTCAATCAGCTCAAG TTCCGTAAGAAGAAGCTTCGATTTGGCCGCAGTAGGATCCATGAATGGGGCCTGTTCACCATGGAACCCATTGCTGCTGACGAGATGGTCATTGAGTATGTGGGCCAGAATATCAGACAG ATGGTGGCTGACAACAGAGAGAAGCGTTATGCCCAGCAGGGCATTGGGAGCAGCTACCTGTTCAGAGTGGACCACGACACCATCATTGATGCTACCAAGTTAGGCAACCTGGCACGCTTCATCAACCACTGCTGCACT CCTAACTGCTATGCAAAGGTGATCACCATAGAATCCCAGAAGAAGATCGTGATCTACTCCAAGCAGGCCATTGGCATGAATGAAGAGATTACCTACGACTACAAGTTCCCTCTAGAGGAAAATAAGATTCCCTGTCTGTGTGGAACAGAGAACTGCCGTGGGACGCTCAACTAG
- the LOC106601516 gene encoding PAT complex subunit CCDC47, with the protein MRSVYLLLPALLLLLALPVSRGRYNDDFDDGEDLADFADDNDFAEFEDVSEDTAAEPETAPPPRAAPPAQPAEDDEDEATVELEEDGQEDGFEDSDTQDQDMYSKYDPDEFDGMEKPSQSLKDPLIIHTVPAHLQNSWESYYMEILMVTGLLAYIMNYIIGKNKNSRLATAWFNSHRELLESNFALVGDDGTSKDAVSTGKLNQENEHIYNLWCSGRVCCEGMLIQLKFVKRQDLLNVLARMMRPVCDQVQIKVTLNDEDMDTFVFAVGTKKAMARMQKEMQDLSEFCSDKPKSGAKYGLPELLAILTEMGEVTDGVMDSKMVHYITNHADKIESIHFSDQFSGTKVVQEDGQPLKLPETKKTLLFTFNVPGMGNTSPKDMDTLLPLMNMVIYSIDKVKKLRLNREGKQKADKNRARVEENFLKQTHNQRQEAAQTRREEKKRAEKERIMSEEDPERQRRLEEAAQRRDQKKIEKKQMKMKQIKVKAM; encoded by the exons ATGAGGAGTGTGTACCTCCTGCTGCCCGCGCTGCTACTTCTCCTGGCACTGCCCGTCTCCAGGGGACGCTACAACGATGACTTTGACGACGGGGAAGACCTGGCAGACTTTGCAGACGACAATGACTTTGCTGAGTTTGAGGATGTGAGCGAGGACACTGCGGCCGAGCCAGAGACGGCCCCTCCTCCCCGTGCGGCCCCCCCTGCTCAGCCTGCTGAGGACGATGAGGATGAGGCCACAGTGGAGCTGGAGGAAGACGGACAGGAGGACGGCTTTGAGGATTCCGATACACAG GATCAAGACATGTACAGCAAGTATGATCCAGACGAGTTTGATGGCATGGAGAAGCCCAGCCAGTCCCTTAAAGACCCTCTGATCATCCACACA GTGCCGGCCCACCTTCAGAACAGCTGGGAGAGCTACTACATGGAAATTCTAATGGTGACGGGCCTGCTGGCCTATATCATGAACTACATCATCGGCAAGAACAAGAACAGCCGTCTGGCTACAGCCTGGTTCAACTCCCACCGAGAGCTCCTGGAGAGCAACTTTGCCTTGGTGGGTGATGATGGCACCAGTAAGGATGCAGTGAGCACTGGGAAGCTGAACCAGGAGAATGAGCACATCTACAACCTGTGGTGCTCAGGTCGAGTGTGTTGTGAGGGCATGCTCATCCAGCTTAAG TTTGTGAAGAGGCAGGACCTGCTGAATGTACTGGCCAGGATGATGAGGCCAGTCTGTGATCAAGTG CAAATTAAAGTTACTCTGAATGATGAGGACATGGATACGTTTGTGTTTGCTGTGGGCACCAAAAAGGCCATGGCTCGGATGCAGAAGGAGATGCAGGACTTG agTGAGTTCTGCAGTGACAAGCCCAAGTCAGGGGCAAAGTACGGCCTTCCTGAACTCCTGGCCATCCTGACAGAGATGGGTGAGGTCACGGATGGTGTGATGGACAGCAAG ATGGTTCATTATATCACCAACCATGCTGACAAGATCGAGTCCATCCATTTCTCTGACCAATTTTCTGGTACAAAAGTTGTGCAAGA GGATGGACAGCCCTTAAAGCTGCCTGAGACCAAGAAGACGCTGCTGTTTACATTTAATG TGCCTGGCATGGGGAACACGTCTCCCAAAGACATGGACACTCTGCTACCCCTGATGAACATGGTCATCTACAGCATCGACAAGGTCAAGAAGCTCCGCCTCAACAGAGAG GGAAAACAGAAGGCAGATAAGAACCGTGCCCGTGTGGAGGAGAACTTCCTGAAGCAGACCCACAATCAGCGCCAGGAGGCTGCTCAGACCCGgcgggaggagaagaagagggctGAGAAGGAGAGGATCATGAGCGAGGAGGATCCTGAGAGACAGCGCCGCCTGGAG GAGGCTGCTCAACGTCGCGATCAGAAGAAGATTGAGAAGAAGCAGATGAAGATGAAGCAGATCAAAGTCAAAGCCATGTGA